The Phycisphaerae bacterium genome has a segment encoding these proteins:
- a CDS encoding homoserine O-acetyltransferase, whose protein sequence is MAETRENSVGVVKTQTMRVVEQDRPLELESGKRLGPIDVAYETYGRLNEAGDNAVLICHALSGNAHVAGIHSIDDKKPGWWDVMVGPGKGIDTNKYFVICSNFLGGCSGTTGPRDTNPQTGKPYGLDFPIITIADMVKVQKLLADKLGIKKLLSVIGGSIGGMQALQWAIAYPDFVESAIAIATATHLSAQSIAFDAVGRNAILADSNFAGGQYHDGAGPDRGLAIARMIGHITYLSEQGMRAKFGRELRSADSYSYDFNSEFSVETYLDHQGQSFVERFDADSYLYITKAADYFDLHREYGSLEKAFAKTKSRFLVISFASDWLFTPAQSKTMVDALAAAGKDVSYCDIASPYGHDAFLLEPEILGRYLCCFLQATYRPVTDQQTCSCYARSMRKLDEFEHAHRARVDYERIQSLIEPDSSVLDVGCGDGQLLVNLVRDKNIKGNGIEIDQELVLDCVCRRLPIIQQNVGEGLRFYGDKSFDYVILSQTLQTIKEPEKVFRELLRVGKKVIVSFPNFANWRCRAQLIFTGKAPVTKQLPLNWYDSPNIHFLSLKDFDEFCEKLGVKVEKRIPMGKAKIAPVRFAPNLLAEQVIYVTSKD, encoded by the coding sequence ATGGCAGAAACAAGGGAAAATTCGGTCGGCGTCGTAAAAACGCAGACAATGCGCGTCGTAGAGCAGGATAGGCCCCTCGAATTGGAGAGCGGCAAGCGATTGGGCCCTATCGATGTGGCATACGAGACATACGGCAGGCTCAACGAGGCGGGCGATAACGCTGTTTTGATTTGCCACGCCCTCAGCGGCAACGCGCATGTTGCGGGTATCCACAGTATCGATGACAAAAAGCCGGGCTGGTGGGACGTTATGGTCGGGCCCGGCAAGGGTATCGATACGAATAAATATTTTGTAATTTGCTCGAATTTTCTCGGCGGGTGCAGCGGAACGACCGGGCCTCGCGATACTAATCCGCAGACGGGTAAGCCATACGGGCTGGATTTTCCGATTATAACCATCGCCGATATGGTGAAGGTGCAGAAGCTGCTGGCCGATAAACTCGGAATAAAAAAACTTCTTAGCGTAATCGGCGGCTCCATCGGCGGAATGCAGGCCCTGCAGTGGGCGATTGCGTATCCTGATTTTGTCGAATCGGCGATAGCGATTGCGACGGCTACACACCTAAGCGCACAGTCGATAGCGTTCGACGCGGTCGGGCGAAACGCGATACTGGCCGACTCCAACTTTGCCGGCGGGCAGTATCACGATGGCGCCGGGCCCGACAGAGGTCTGGCCATCGCGCGGATGATTGGGCATATAACGTATCTGTCGGAGCAGGGTATGCGTGCCAAGTTCGGGCGCGAGCTGCGAAGTGCTGACAGCTACAGTTATGATTTCAACAGCGAGTTCTCGGTCGAGACGTATCTCGACCATCAGGGGCAAAGCTTCGTTGAAAGATTCGACGCCGACAGTTACCTTTATATAACCAAGGCGGCGGATTACTTCGACCTTCACAGAGAATATGGCTCTCTGGAGAAAGCGTTTGCGAAAACCAAATCCCGGTTCCTTGTAATCAGTTTCGCCAGCGACTGGCTCTTTACGCCCGCACAATCCAAGACGATGGTGGACGCCCTTGCCGCTGCGGGCAAAGACGTCAGCTATTGCGATATCGCTTCGCCATACGGCCACGATGCGTTTCTGCTGGAGCCGGAGATACTGGGCAGATACCTCTGCTGCTTTTTGCAGGCTACATACAGGCCGGTGACCGACCAGCAGACGTGCTCCTGTTACGCGAGAAGTATGCGCAAGCTCGACGAGTTCGAGCACGCGCACAGGGCACGCGTTGATTATGAGCGAATACAATCTCTCATTGAGCCGGATAGCTCCGTCCTCGACGTCGGCTGCGGCGATGGACAATTGCTGGTCAATCTCGTGCGCGATAAGAACATAAAAGGCAATGGCATCGAAATTGACCAGGAGCTTGTGCTGGATTGCGTTTGCAGGCGTCTGCCGATTATTCAGCAGAACGTCGGCGAGGGGCTTAGGTTTTATGGCGATAAGAGCTTCGATTACGTAATCCTGTCGCAGACATTGCAGACGATAAAAGAGCCGGAGAAAGTTTTCAGAGAATTGCTTCGGGTCGGCAAAAAAGTAATCGTCAGCTTTCCAAATTTCGCGAACTGGCGGTGCAGGGCACAGCTTATATTTACCGGCAAAGCGCCTGTTACAAAACAACTGCCTTTGAATTGGTATGATTCGCCGAACATACACTTTTTGTCGCTGAAGGATTTTGACGAGTTTTGCGAGAAACTGGGGGTAAAAGTGGAAAAGCGGATTCCAATGGGCAAGGCCAAAATCGCCCCCGTGCGCTTTGCCCCGAACCTGCTCGCTGAGCAGGTAATCTACGTAACCAGTAAAGATTAA
- a CDS encoding SDR family oxidoreductase, with protein MKVLFIGGTGVISSACSQLAVERGIDLYLLNRGQSERPVPPSARVLHGDIRDKDSANRVLDKMTFDAVVDWVAFTPAHIEIDLELFRQRTKQYIFISSASAYQKPLATLPITETTALSNPFWKYSQDKIACEQLLMRALDRDGFPVTIVRPSHTYDRTSLPVDGGYTVLNRMRQGKKVIVHGDGSSLWTLTNHRDFAKGFVPLLGNSSAIGQVFHITSDELLTWNQIFEILAEAAGAKPRIVHVSSDIIASFDPNWGAGLLGDKAHSVIFDNSKIKSFVPDYAATIPFAEGAKEIISWFDSNPRQQTVNEQTDQMIDKIIAACESIRPCLS; from the coding sequence TTGAAAGTTCTATTTATTGGCGGCACAGGAGTAATTAGTTCCGCTTGCTCGCAATTGGCCGTGGAACGCGGCATTGACCTTTACCTGCTTAATCGCGGACAATCCGAGCGTCCTGTCCCGCCATCGGCCAGGGTCCTGCACGGAGATATTCGTGACAAAGACTCGGCTAATCGAGTCCTGGACAAAATGACTTTCGACGCGGTCGTTGACTGGGTCGCTTTCACGCCGGCCCATATCGAGATAGACTTAGAGCTGTTCCGGCAGCGGACGAAGCAATATATTTTCATCAGTTCCGCCTCTGCCTATCAAAAACCGCTGGCAACTCTACCCATCACGGAAACAACCGCCCTAAGCAACCCCTTTTGGAAATATTCACAGGACAAAATCGCCTGCGAGCAATTGCTGATGCGCGCCCTCGACCGCGACGGCTTCCCGGTAACAATTGTTCGTCCTTCGCATACCTACGACCGCACCAGTCTGCCTGTTGACGGCGGGTATACTGTATTGAACCGTATGCGGCAGGGCAAGAAAGTAATCGTTCACGGCGACGGTTCTTCTCTATGGACTTTGACCAATCATCGTGATTTCGCCAAAGGATTTGTTCCTTTATTGGGCAATAGCAGTGCCATCGGCCAGGTCTTTCATATAACATCCGATGAGCTTCTCACATGGAACCAGATTTTTGAAATACTCGCCGAAGCCGCCGGTGCAAAACCCCGTATAGTCCACGTATCTTCGGATATAATTGCTTCTTTTGACCCGAATTGGGGGGCAGGCCTGCTCGGCGATAAGGCCCACAGCGTGATTTTCGACAATTCCAAAATCAAAAGTTTCGTTCCGGACTACGCCGCGACCATTCCCTTTGCCGAAGGCGCAAAGGAAATAATATCCTGGTTCGATTCCAATCCGCGGCAGCAGACTGTAAATGAGCAAACCGACCAAATGATTGATAAAATCATCGCCGCCTGCGAATCAATCCGCCCCTGTTTATCTTAA
- the trpS gene encoding tryptophan--tRNA ligase yields MRVLSGIQPSGRLHIGNFFGAMRQHIKLQSEHDGFYFIADYHALTSNPKPADVAQHSLDVTIDYLALGLDTKKTVFWRQSDVPEVLELAWLLSCVTPMGLLQRCTSFKDKVAQGISPNHGLFAYPVLQAADILIFKSDLVPVGADQKQHIEVTRDIAIRFNNAYGEVFTVPKEYIIESVAVVPGIDGRKMSKSYNNTIGIFEPEKAVKKKIMSIVTDSTPVEDPKNPDKCNVFALLKLVASPDELAEWEKRYRNGGMGYGEAKKRLVELITEYFAPFRQKRTELENNIGYVKEVLADGAARAKAVASKVLEQARQAVGLRK; encoded by the coding sequence TTGAGAGTTCTATCGGGGATACAGCCGAGCGGCAGGTTGCATATAGGTAATTTCTTTGGCGCAATGCGTCAGCATATCAAGCTCCAATCCGAGCACGATGGCTTTTATTTCATCGCTGACTACCACGCCCTGACCAGCAATCCAAAGCCGGCGGATGTCGCCCAGCATAGCCTCGATGTTACAATAGATTATCTCGCCTTGGGCCTTGATACGAAGAAAACCGTCTTCTGGCGGCAATCGGACGTGCCGGAGGTGCTGGAGCTTGCGTGGCTGCTATCGTGCGTAACGCCGATGGGACTTTTGCAGCGATGCACAAGCTTCAAGGACAAGGTCGCACAGGGCATAAGCCCAAACCACGGCCTGTTCGCATACCCGGTGCTGCAGGCGGCGGACATCCTGATTTTCAAAAGCGATTTAGTGCCGGTAGGGGCAGACCAGAAGCAGCATATCGAGGTAACCCGCGACATCGCAATCCGATTCAACAACGCATACGGCGAAGTGTTCACTGTGCCGAAGGAATATATCATCGAATCGGTAGCTGTCGTGCCGGGCATCGACGGACGAAAGATGAGCAAAAGCTATAATAATACGATTGGGATATTCGAGCCGGAGAAGGCCGTTAAGAAAAAGATTATGAGCATTGTTACCGACTCCACGCCTGTCGAAGACCCCAAAAATCCGGACAAGTGCAACGTCTTTGCGCTTTTGAAGCTGGTCGCCTCGCCGGATGAATTGGCGGAGTGGGAAAAAAGGTATCGCAACGGCGGGATGGGATACGGTGAAGCGAAGAAACGCTTAGTAGAGCTGATAACAGAATATTTTGCCCCGTTCAGGCAGAAAAGAACCGAGCTTGAAAATAATATCGGCTACGTCAAGGAAGTGCTTGCTGACGGGGCTGCGCGGGCAAAAGCGGTAGCCTCAAAGGTCCTCGAACAGGCGAGACAAGCCGTTGGATTAAGAAAGTAA
- a CDS encoding DUF2007 domain-containing protein — MGDRLVKIAQFGNYIEAELAKQQLADSGVEAIVTGANASNMYGGLPSIEGPELQVLESRAKEALEILESSKGQELEFEEEEEQ; from the coding sequence ATGGGTGATAGACTCGTTAAAATAGCACAGTTCGGAAACTACATCGAAGCGGAGCTGGCAAAACAACAACTGGCAGATTCCGGAGTTGAGGCCATTGTGACAGGCGCAAATGCTTCAAATATGTATGGCGGGCTTCCATCTATTGAAGGGCCTGAGCTGCAGGTGCTCGAAAGCAGGGCCAAAGAGGCACTGGAAATTCTGGAATCCAGCAAGGGACAGGAATTGGAATTTGAAGAGGAAGAGGAACAATAA
- a CDS encoding segregation/condensation protein A, with the protein MADYRVNLDIFAGPMDLLLYLVRREEVDIYDIPIAEITDQYVRYIEMLQNLDIDLAGDFLVMASTLLQIKSAMLLPKTEIDATVGSEDLADPRAELIRQLLEYKKFKDAANLLSAAADETNKRFVRPGTIIEQLKPGDEPEVDIEQLSIWDLLEAFGSIVEATSGASFDVSHIKDDTPIDLYQIEILHRLQTEGAMSFERIFEGRTRRIVMIGLFLATLELVREKLVGAEQQDSSIYLRPLTEENAEQAVQKAIFTLTEANNEQSVEVKQPEKPPIPISEIPPESRHGASAAEYEKVESADKQQAEN; encoded by the coding sequence ATGGCTGATTATCGCGTAAATCTGGATATATTTGCAGGGCCGATGGATTTACTGCTGTATCTTGTCCGCAGGGAGGAAGTAGATATTTATGATATCCCCATCGCGGAGATAACCGACCAATACGTCCGCTATATCGAGATGCTGCAAAATCTGGATATTGATTTAGCGGGCGATTTTTTAGTAATGGCATCGACATTGCTACAGATAAAATCTGCGATGCTGCTGCCGAAAACGGAGATAGATGCGACAGTCGGCAGCGAGGATTTAGCAGACCCGCGGGCGGAGCTGATACGGCAATTGCTGGAATATAAGAAGTTCAAGGACGCTGCGAATCTGCTTAGCGCCGCAGCGGATGAGACGAACAAGCGGTTCGTACGGCCGGGGACAATTATCGAGCAGCTAAAGCCAGGCGACGAGCCGGAGGTTGATATCGAACAGTTGAGCATCTGGGACCTGCTCGAAGCATTCGGCTCAATCGTCGAGGCCACCAGCGGGGCCAGTTTCGATGTGAGTCATATCAAGGACGATACGCCGATTGATTTGTATCAGATAGAAATTCTGCACCGTTTGCAAACAGAAGGCGCGATGAGTTTCGAACGAATATTTGAGGGACGAACCAGACGGATAGTAATGATTGGATTATTTCTGGCGACTCTCGAATTAGTTCGGGAGAAGCTGGTCGGCGCCGAGCAGCAGGATAGTTCAATATATTTGCGGCCATTGACGGAGGAAAACGCCGAACAGGCGGTGCAAAAGGCCATTTTTACCCTTACTGAGGCCAATAACGAACAATCCGTTGAGGTGAAACAACCTGAAAAACCGCCTATTCCGATATCCGAAATACCGCCTGAAAGCCGGCACGGGGCCTCGGCAGCAGAATACGAAAAAGTAGAATCCGCCGACAAACAACAGGCGGAAAATTAA
- the trxA gene encoding thioredoxin, which produces MAGNITELTDADFDEVVHSSDVPVLVDFWAPWCGPCKMMAPILKEVADDYADKAKICKLNTDDARDSAMEFGINAIPTIILFKNGEVQKKWVGLTSKKILAEAIDELL; this is translated from the coding sequence ATGGCTGGTAACATAACTGAGCTAACTGACGCTGATTTTGACGAGGTTGTTCACAGTTCTGATGTGCCGGTGCTGGTCGATTTCTGGGCACCGTGGTGCGGACCGTGCAAGATGATGGCTCCGATCCTCAAAGAAGTTGCGGACGATTATGCGGACAAGGCCAAAATCTGCAAACTTAATACGGACGATGCCCGTGACAGCGCTATGGAATTCGGTATAAATGCGATACCGACTATTATTTTATTCAAGAACGGCGAGGTTCAAAAGAAGTGGGTCGGCTTAACCAGTAAAAAAATCTTAGCTGAGGCCATCGACGAGCTGCTCTGA
- the rimO gene encoding 30S ribosomal protein S12 methylthiotransferase RimO produces the protein MRKKKHQKSGQSRGTVGFIALGCPKNMVDSERMLAEIAKAGFLIITEPDPSNVWRADVVVVNTCGFIAPARTEALKAIRHAIKCKRSGTVRKVIVAGCLPQRSGPELFKDANGIDAIVGLGRRDSIAQIIKKTIRSKKPASFLGHLPDEINDDRTRLLITPRHWAYLRISDGCNHRCSFCTVPAIRGPFRSKPKELILDEAAELVSSGAVELNIIAQDTTNYGMDLKIKNGLAELVKEIEKIAGLSWIRLMYLYPGRITDQLIETVAESKKIVHYFDIPIQHINDKILKDMRRPDTKERICRLIEKLRANMPDAVLRTTLIVGFPGETDLEFNELLDFVKSAEFDALGAFKYYPESGTDAAEMPGQVPDRVKRQRLKELMLTQQKIAFAKNKNRIGSKLTCLVDSVKAKGAAKGRFYGQAPDIDSVCFIKSCSASLGRFIETKVIGTKNYDLVVEQI, from the coding sequence ATGAGAAAGAAAAAACACCAAAAATCCGGGCAGAGCCGAGGAACTGTCGGCTTTATAGCTCTTGGCTGTCCTAAAAACATGGTTGACAGCGAAAGGATGCTGGCCGAAATCGCAAAAGCGGGTTTCCTGATAATAACCGAGCCAGACCCGTCAAACGTATGGCGGGCTGATGTCGTTGTCGTCAATACCTGCGGCTTTATCGCTCCTGCCAGGACCGAAGCGCTCAAAGCAATAAGGCACGCTATAAAGTGCAAACGCAGCGGCACCGTCAGGAAAGTGATTGTCGCAGGATGTCTGCCGCAAAGGTCGGGACCGGAGCTGTTCAAGGATGCAAATGGCATCGACGCCATAGTCGGCCTCGGCCGGCGGGATTCGATAGCACAGATAATCAAAAAAACCATACGCTCGAAAAAGCCGGCCTCTTTTCTCGGTCATTTGCCGGACGAAATCAATGACGACAGAACCAGATTGCTTATTACTCCGCGCCACTGGGCGTATCTGCGAATCAGCGATGGCTGCAATCACCGCTGCTCTTTTTGCACAGTACCGGCAATAAGAGGCCCGTTCAGGAGCAAGCCCAAAGAACTTATCCTCGATGAAGCCGCGGAGCTGGTTTCCTCAGGTGCGGTCGAATTAAACATCATAGCGCAGGACACCACTAACTACGGCATGGACTTGAAAATAAAAAATGGGCTGGCGGAGCTGGTAAAAGAGATTGAAAAAATCGCGGGACTGTCGTGGATTAGATTGATGTATCTATACCCGGGGCGGATAACGGACCAGCTGATTGAAACAGTCGCGGAAAGCAAAAAAATTGTCCACTATTTCGACATTCCAATCCAGCACATAAACGATAAAATCTTAAAGGATATGCGCCGGCCAGACACAAAGGAGCGCATCTGCCGTCTTATTGAGAAACTGCGGGCAAATATGCCGGATGCTGTGCTGCGAACCACTCTCATCGTCGGTTTTCCCGGCGAGACCGATCTGGAATTTAACGAGCTGCTGGATTTCGTCAAATCGGCTGAATTCGATGCGCTTGGCGCCTTTAAGTACTATCCCGAATCAGGCACAGACGCCGCAGAGATGCCTGGCCAGGTCCCGGACAGGGTGAAACGTCAGCGTCTCAAAGAGCTGATGCTGACCCAGCAGAAAATCGCTTTCGCGAAGAACAAAAACCGAATCGGCAGCAAGCTTACCTGCCTTGTCGACTCTGTTAAAGCAAAAGGCGCCGCAAAGGGACGCTTTTACGGCCAGGCGCCCGACATCGACAGCGTTTGCTTTATAAAAAGCTGCTCGGCAAGCCTCGGCCGATTCATTGAAACGAAAGTCATCGGCACAAAAAACTATGATTTGGTCGTCGAGCAAATTTAG
- a CDS encoding CDP-alcohol phosphatidyltransferase family protein — protein sequence MIKHLPNILTFGRLVLTVIFLVMLLMSPRYYTDGERPFPDFLDYAFIIFVIAGLTDVIDGPIARKLNVASKFGRMLDPLIDKVLVCGAFICFVIIGEPKLFGFAPAAMAAIQWSITGVIILREVYVTALRHIAEARGINFAATASGKIKMFLQSFAIGTVVIKIAHVQTATWGYWFTTITFAITLIVTIVSGLRATQRSAWKKVSG from the coding sequence ATGATTAAACATTTACCCAATATTCTGACCTTCGGACGGCTTGTTTTAACCGTCATTTTTCTGGTTATGCTTTTGATGTCGCCGCGGTATTATACTGATGGCGAACGCCCTTTTCCGGATTTTCTCGACTACGCATTCATAATTTTTGTCATAGCCGGCCTTACCGACGTGATAGACGGCCCCATAGCCCGAAAGCTAAATGTCGCCAGCAAGTTCGGGCGGATGCTTGACCCATTAATAGATAAAGTCCTGGTATGCGGGGCATTTATATGCTTTGTGATAATCGGCGAGCCGAAACTTTTCGGTTTCGCGCCGGCTGCAATGGCCGCTATACAATGGTCGATAACGGGGGTTATCATTTTAAGAGAAGTTTACGTTACCGCACTGCGTCATATTGCCGAAGCTCGCGGCATCAATTTTGCCGCCACAGCATCCGGAAAAATCAAAATGTTTTTACAGTCCTTTGCAATAGGAACAGTGGTAATAAAAATAGCACACGTCCAGACCGCCACTTGGGGATACTGGTTCACAACCATAACATTCGCGATTACACTGATAGTTACTATTGTCTCCGGGTTAAGGGCCACTCAAAGAAGCGCCTGGAAAAAGGTATCAGGTTAA